In one Winogradskyella sp. MH6 genomic region, the following are encoded:
- a CDS encoding DUF6913 domain-containing protein yields MILKAFKEKSNQKYVNKLLSARKAAVNNNKVKVIAVLLNANEFEDFEVFRNYFKALNLTSPKHKIVAFTKDDKYEGSQWETYFSPKHFGWKGKINNIDLQAFIDEPYDVLVSYYKNETPELDLITAASKANLKVGLSRKDERLYDLIIDVNPKDIKTFKTELKKYLNILNKL; encoded by the coding sequence ATGATTTTAAAAGCATTTAAGGAAAAATCAAATCAAAAATATGTAAACAAATTGTTGTCTGCTCGTAAAGCAGCTGTAAACAACAATAAAGTTAAGGTGATTGCGGTTTTACTTAATGCAAACGAGTTTGAAGACTTTGAAGTCTTTAGAAATTACTTTAAAGCGCTAAACTTAACATCTCCAAAGCACAAAATAGTTGCTTTTACAAAAGATGATAAATATGAAGGAAGTCAATGGGAAACCTATTTTTCGCCAAAACATTTTGGATGGAAAGGAAAGATAAACAACATCGACTTACAAGCTTTTATAGATGAACCTTATGATGTCTTGGTGAGTTATTATAAAAATGAAACACCAGAGCTAGATTTAATAACTGCAGCATCTAAAGCAAACTTAAAAGTTGGACTTAGTCGAAAAGATGAACGTTTGTATGATTTAATTATAGACGTAAATCCAAAAGACATCAAGACATTTAAAACCGAACTAAAAAAATATTTAAACATTCTAAATAAATTATAA
- a CDS encoding 5'-nucleotidase C-terminal domain-containing protein yields the protein MIKNSLLIILFLSLAYSCKEVPNRIEGSRIEINDSIPANKELEDYITPYRDNVNKNLDSVISYAPETYSKTDGEFNTAIGNLMADAVFSESNPVFNKRTGKNIDFVLLNHGGIRAIISQGNITTRTAYEVMPFENSVVVVALKGKQINALFGYLSKAKRAHPVSKQVELLLDNDFNIKKALVDGKPVLEDETYYVATNDYLYNGGDRMTFFQPNDSLYTLDYKIRNVLVDYFKKKDTINPKIDNRFTKLTAE from the coding sequence ATGATAAAAAACTCACTTTTAATTATTCTATTTTTGAGCCTTGCGTATTCTTGTAAGGAAGTACCAAACAGAATTGAAGGTAGTCGCATTGAAATTAACGATAGTATTCCAGCCAATAAAGAGCTTGAAGACTATATAACACCATACAGAGATAATGTAAACAAGAATCTTGATAGTGTAATTTCGTATGCTCCAGAAACCTATTCTAAAACTGATGGTGAATTTAATACTGCCATCGGAAATTTAATGGCTGATGCTGTTTTTAGTGAAAGTAATCCTGTTTTCAATAAACGTACAGGAAAAAATATAGATTTTGTTTTGCTGAATCACGGTGGTATTAGAGCTATAATTTCTCAAGGAAATATTACAACAAGAACGGCATACGAAGTTATGCCTTTTGAAAATTCTGTTGTCGTTGTTGCTTTAAAAGGAAAGCAAATCAATGCGTTGTTCGGCTACCTTTCTAAAGCTAAGCGCGCACATCCTGTTTCTAAACAAGTGGAGTTATTGTTAGACAACGATTTTAATATAAAAAAAGCACTTGTTGATGGTAAACCTGTTTTAGAAGATGAAACCTATTATGTAGCTACCAATGATTATTTGTACAATGGTGGTGACCGTATGACATTCTTTCAACCAAACGATAGTTTATACACACTAGATTATAAAATTAGAAACGTTTTAGTCGATTATTTTAAAAAGAAAGACACGATTAATCCTAAAATAGATAACCGTTTTACAAAGTTAACTGCAGAA